The DNA sequence AACGAGCGCCAAAAGGCAGCTTTCAGTTGGCTCTACCTAATCAGGTCGCCTAATCAGTAAAAGACTACGTGTTTGTAAATCGATTAGAATTTGGACTGTGTACTATGATGGCGCTGTATGATTATTCATAACATGATCATTATCAACATGATCACGCACATCAccatgatcattgtcatcatcatcatcatcatcaatgatacTTCAGATTAATTTGTCATCCCCTGCTACCATTCCCGTCTATTCCAATCTCTGATTGATCGACCGAAAAACACAAAAACGGTAACAAAAATGACTCatggtacctctctctctctctccctctctctctctctctctctctctctctctctatatatatatatatatatatatatatatatatatatatatatatatatatatgtgtgtgtgtgtgtgtgtgtgtgtgtgtgtgtgtgtgtgtgtgtgtgtgtgtgtgtgtgcgcgcgcgcgcgcgcgcgcgtgcgtgtgagtgtgctttATGATTATACATATAAAACAACAATCTGGGTCGTCTGTTGCAGGCGCCTCAAACGCTTTCTCGCATTTGATAGAAAGCGTGGCATAGGAACAATTACACATTCTAGAAATCCCACACTTTAACCTTAAAGTGAGATAAACCGTGGAGACACCTCCATTCTTTGTCGTAAACTAAAAGAAAGCATAGGTACACCCCTCATTCTTTATCGTAAAGTGAGATAAACCGTGGAGACACCTCCATTCTTTATCGTGAAGTGAGAGAAACCATGGGGACACCTCCATTCTTTATCGTAATGTGAGATAAACCGTGGGGACACTTCCATTCTATatcgtaaagtgagagaaagtgtggggacACCTCCATTCTTTATCGtgaagtgagagaaagtgtggggacACACCCATTCTTTATCGTGAAGTGAAAGTGTGGGGACACCTCCATTCTTTATCATAaggtgagagaaagtgtggggacACCTCCATTCTATatcgtaaagtgagagaaagtgtggggacACCTCCATTCTTTATCGtgaagtgagagaaagtgtggggacACCTCCATTCTTTATCGtgaagtgagagaaagtgtggggacACCTCCATTCTTTATCATAaggtgagagaaagcgtggggacaCCTCCATTCTTTatcgtaaagtgagagaaagtgtggggacACCTCCATTCTTTATCGTAAGGTGAGATAAAGTGTGGGTATACCTCCATTCTTTATCGTAAAGGTAGAGAAAGTGTGGGGACACCTCCATTCTTTatcgtaaagtgagagaaagtgtgggtaTACCTCCATTCTTTATCGTAAAGGTAGAGAAAGTGTGGGGACACCTCCATTCTTTatcgtaaagtgagagaaagtgtgggtaTACCTCCATTCTTTATCGTAAAGGTAGAGAAAGTGTGGGGACACCTCCATTCTTTatcgtaaagtgagagaaagtgtggagaCACCTCCATTCTTTATCGTAAAGTGAGAGGAAGTGTGGGGACACCCCCATTCTTTatcgtaaagtgagagaaagcgtggaatTGCGAGACAGCCGAAACGGGACGctatgcactgctgctgagtcacaatGGTGGTGCTCAGTTCTGCCCGTTCTTCCAACATAAGTACCTAATAAGCCCCCCACCCCTTAATCCCGCCACCCCCTCTACTGATGAAAATAACCGATGAGATTTGGAACTAAACTTAGTAAGCGTGGATGAATGGATTTACACGAGGAAATACCTCCGGGAAGCTTACGAAATCAAATCTAATCAGCGGGATTTGGGTTCAAGTCCGAACTCACTTCACACGGCACTGATCGTTTTTGGATGCAGAGGTGTTTCGAAACTTCTTTTACTTCTCATACTCATGTAACTGTGAAGTTTGGTTCTGATGACAACTGTTACAGCACTGTTAGGGCTGTTAGGGTTAATAACAAACAAAAGCTTGTatgctaacgtgtgtgtgtgtgtgtgtgtgtgtgtgtgtgtgtgtgtgtgtgtgtgtgtgtgtgtgtgtgtgtgtgtgtgtgtgtgtgtgtgtgtgtgtgtgtgttcagcatgtAACACTTTCAGAACATGATAGTGTAAACCGTccgaaaaaacaagcaaacaaacaaaaaccacagaaGACTGTCGCTGTCAATGCGTTCAGTTAACGATAACATACCCTGGTAACTCCTCAACTTCGAACTTGCGACCCTCTTCAACCTTTGCGTCTGCAGCAGAAAATCAACTCTTTCAATGTACTTCGAAATCGAGAACTAAGGAGAAGGTATGCAAAGAAATTGACCGCAGAGTTCAAACAGGACGCTATCCAAAGGAACTGGTACACCACAATCATGGTGTTGTGGTACTTCTTGAACATGAAGTAATCGGGAACGAAATGCACAGTAACAGCCGAGCACATTTCGGGCAAAACAAGAACGCTGTACATGAAGCAAAGGAACAGCAACATCTTCGTGATTCTGCGCGACTCCCCAGTGTCTCTCTGCTCCTTCGCGGTGCCAGCAACCATCGTCAGCCGTTTTCTGGATGCCCGACCTAAAGTGACGACGGTGATGACGCAGGAGATGGCCACAACGACGAGGAAGACAGGTTTGGTGATGACAGCGTAAGAGTTGACGACTTTGACGACCAGCCTGCTGTTGGCAAGAAACCAAGATGCGGTGCCTATGCTGGCGATTGTGCTATTGGTTGAAGGGTCCCATCTCCACTCCACTGTGAACACGAGGAAGTAAGGTGTGAAGAATCCCAGAGGCAACAGGTAGGATAGAAGGATGGCAACAACCATTGCCCTGCGtcgtaagaaagaaaaagaaacaaacaacaaaaacaaaatgagaatacagataaaaacaaaaaaatattcattaaaaaaacgaATGATTGTGTCTTGAAGAAACACCATCGTTATGTAAGAACAGCGTTCTGGtgactatttatttgtttaaccattttatctattcatttatttgcttatttattcatctgtttgctTACTTACTTGTTTATTATTTAATCATGTGCTATGAATTTTGTCATTTCATTAATTTCCGGTTAGATTGTTACTTAGCCAGCTAGCCAGgcagctagtcagtcagtcagtcagtcagttagcttGCTAGTTAGTTCTTCACTCTTCTATCTTTTCgttaattcattcgttcattcagtgCTTAGGTATCACCAATCACCACGGTTTATCACTCAACTGCATTCGTttattttaccaccaccaccaccacccctcatggaggattactgcaaaatagtcttttcatgcccagaacaagtatttccaaatacacaataatgtcacgtaaaagttgagaaaatacaagtcttttaactccaaaaagtataactaggcaacatttgcaattctaatcatcttacttacagctagaATGACttgtgcctcctttgagcatattacaaaaattaaaaaccgattttggagacaaatatttttttaggaacatatctatttcgtaactgatcataactgggacattccattataaaatgaaactcgtcCCCAATcatagacatgttacaaaccttacaaagccgtaactctcgtggtatgcctttgtgtccccctgtttctatttccagcttatgattactactccgaaatctgaagaagctgataacgtaattatcaggcatttgacatatatttttctctaccaaatccacacacacaccggtacgtCAGGAATCTCCTGGCCTTGAGCGGCAGGGCGACAGAGAGACACCGGTCCACGCTGACGACCACGATCAGAGTGCCGGAGACGAAGCTGGACCACAGGTTGACGGAAGCGATCTTGATGTTGGACACAGTCTGCCAGTTGGCCACCTGCAGGGGGTCAGGCAGGTAGCAGGTGGGCAGGACCAGCACCTGGCCCGTGAGGGAGACGAGGTCCGCCACAGCCAGGGAGAAGAGCAGCAGGGTGATCCTATCTCTCCTCAGGCCGTGCTGGAGGAGGGGAACGACATCAAAGTTtcggttttcagttttcagtttcagtttctcaaggaggcgtcactgcgttcggacaaatccatatacgctacaacgcATCTTCTAGGCActtgtctgacagcagcataacccaacgcgtttgtcaggttttgggtgcatgcttatttgttgttgttgttgtttattttgtgtacCAATCCGATTGGATTTctctttttacatattttttgtcactatcgttgccatgggttctttttcagtgcgccaagtgtgtgctggacacaggactttggtttattgtctcatccgaaagactagacgctcactttgattttccagtcaaactatgGAGAGAGGGCataagcgggattcgaaccaagtcCCTcgcagactctctgtattggcagctgagcgtcttaaccgttctgccaccttcttcctcacaccaaagaaacacacacacacacacacacacacacacacacacacacacacacacacacacacaaaaaaaaaaaaaaaaaaaaaaaaacccactaacaaatttctctctctctctctctctctctctctctctctctctctatatatatatatatatatatatatatatatatatatatatagagagagagagagagagagagagagagagagagagagagagagagagagagagagagagagagagagaacgaacgaaattttatttcacgagggtaagggagtaagcacaaagtatttGTTTACAttcggccctctgggcaagaatgataagtgagagaagagacaaaaaagcgagtcaaattcacaacagcaacatcaaatgtACACAATCATGTACAAACATAAGTATAGATATTTATGTACAAGACAACAACGCTACGAATGACTAACAACGGGGATAGTATGGAGGGGGCGTGGTGAAGAGCAGATGGAGGAATGGACAAGGGGAACAGTAAAGAAGGTAGgagaggctgactgaacagacagatatagtgagagtgacagtggagacacacatagagagactgattagggaggagagaggcatgtatatattgacaacatatgcatgtttgttgtttacaaTTGATATGTTTCACATAATCACaagtttttcaataaatgtgcacgatatatgtttgtttgtttttttaaagatagtgatgctttttacagtgtttacattgtgacagGAAAACATTTTATTCCATAAACActcccctgaataagacagactagatctAAAAAGATctatccttggaagtggtacagATACTACAAACAGTGTATACCGCCACAGCCAGACCCCACATGGAAAATGCCGCCAGTGCCTGATCAACTGCTGCGAAGACCAACCTCCACAGCCTGACCAAGACACAGAACGCTAGCCTCAGACTCATCACAGGCGGCATGAAAACCACTCCAGTGTCAGCAATGGAGAAATCAGCAGGCCTCATTTCACTAGAAGAAAGGAGCCCAGAAAAACTGAAGCAAAATGAAAAACTGAAGAGACTCCcttcacacccccttctccccaaacTGAAAGACCCCACAAAGAACCGACTGAAGCGACAGAGCCCAAATCACCTCATCAAGGCTCTTGAGaggaaacaccaccaccctctgtcggCAACCAATCAGCCAACTGAATCCCTCCAGGACTATgaggactggcaggcagacacccCAGCCATCATGCTCAAAATCCCAGGTGTCGACAGCAAGGAGTGCCACATAGCAGCTGAGCTAAAGTCGTTGACTCTGGAAGCACTAAGCATCAAATACCCTCCTGATACCTGGGCAAGAGCATACACAGATGGGTCTGCTGAAGAGGCAGTGAAGAACGGAGGAAGTGGGGTGTATATTAGATTCCCTGACGGCAAAACCATCAGCACGTCAGTGGCTATAGGAACCCTGTCCACCAACTTCCGTGCTGAGGCCTGTGCTCTGCTACTCACAGCCCAAACTTTCAGCCAGGAAGACACACTacccaccaacacagtgttcctGACTGACTGCAAGTCTATCCTGCAGAGTCTCTAGGCGCCAGGAGGAGAGGAGGTCTTAAGAGACATCAGGCAAGAACTGAATCTCCTCAAACAGAAAACtgctgtggtgctgcagtggatcCCATCCCACTGTGGCATAGGGGGCATTGAAGAGGCGGACCGcctatccaaggcaggcagcaaattagagcagccagcccacccagtgtcctacagcgaggcaaaaacgatactgagagacagcttcaggaaagcatggcaccaacgtctggacatcgggacgaaagacgaaaaggacggcatccatgagctggacagagcggcacatgTCACagtcttcagactgcgaacgggacactgtcagctcctctcccacctctaccgtctgaagatatcacatactgaccagtgcccttgtggcacaggcccacagaccccctcccatatcctgcagtcctgccccaccttcgacgctctgagacgccaggcatggcctaTCCCGGTGAAGCTCCAGGacaaactgtggggaccggtggggtccctgcgacggacggCGGACTTCGCTATCCTGACCgaactgaaaatctagcgtggctagggaacgcggaagaagaagaagaaggaagtggtaCCACAATTTTATGGACAAGAcggtgagtgttggttacaaattcattctttagtgagggagggggggaggcaaatccagacatgattttgaacataattaCACCTTTGTtatatagaagttttgttttcattggaAGGCCATCAAGAGCTTTATAATCAAGATAATAAAAAGATCAATTTTATAGCTCTTCTATGCAAACTCAATAGAGGCTTCACAATACTGTctctcgccgaatcccacactgtcgaagcataggtAATGTGTGATTCTGTATAAGCACTAACAGATGGTTTTCGACAGtaaagatccaaaaagtgtttaattttagacagttgatagatattttttataactttttcgcaaaatagagagagagagagacgctttgatgctttgacattttattgtcataaactGCAAGGTAGGGAGTGACAAGTTTATGTCTCATAtcgactcagagagagagagagagagacagagagacagacaaagagagtcagagagacagacagagagagatacagagagagagagaagcttacagttgggacaacagcaaactgagctgtatgatcagtggtttctccactatAATATGCAATAAGAATTTATCTACAGCTTCATCCTTCCGTGAGGGAaaatgactcaaactaggaggcaagactgcattaGCTCTCTgtactgcagctttgggggctggatggcctttgggaaccaacccaacgccgactgttctaaagccCTATTGGCTGAAagtggaggggttgggtgggagataacgtgggcaagacaatcaaattctagccaagttTGGGACAGCATTGCCTTCTCTGTAGACATTTCTCTGACatcttatctgtctatatctggttatattttatatttgtattctttcgttgttgttttttttttgtttgtttgttgttgttgtttttgtgtgtgtgtgtgtgtgtgtgtgtgtgtgtgtgtgtgtgtgtgtgtgtgtgtgtgtgtgtgtgtgtgtgtgtgtgtgtgtgtaagtttgtgtgtgtatgtgttttgttgttgttgtttttttttggggggggttgtttgtttgtttgtttgtttggttttttgtttgtttgttttttgtgttttttgttgttgttttttgtggggtttttgttttttgttttttgggtttttttttgtttttttgcttactATTGTTATGATCatatacgggcgcaatagccgagtggttaaagcgttggactttcaatctgagggtcccgggcttgaatctcggtaacggcgccgggtgtgtaaagggtggagattttttccgatcttccaggtcaagtcatgtccagacctgcttgtgcctgaacctcttccgagtgtatacgcaagcagaagattaaatacgcacgttaaagatcctgtaatccatgtcagcgttcggtggattatggaaacaagaacaaacccagaatgcacaccccgaaaacggagaatggctgcctaccaGGCGGGTTgaaaacacacacgtaaaaagcccatttgcgtacatacgagtgaacgtgggagccccacgaaggaagaagaagaattcgttcttttatttatttataatctgttcatctaagatgatgatattagactgaaaataaatgatagttctattattattattcggattattttcattcctatcataatgatgattgttagtattaatttgatatcgacatttctgtatattcgaatgaaaaggggggcggttgaggtggacgggggggtagggggggtgggcaaaggggaggggactaaaaaaggaagagacagacagacagacagacagacagacagacagagaacagaatgtggaaaagatagagtacaaaatctaaaatggagagggtaaGTGTCAgtaactggagaaagaaaaaaacataatattggaagggtgtatgtgagaggcgggacgggggaagcgggattaggacaaaaaaaatcaataatcaaatattgtatgcactacttccgtagattattatttgaaaaagaggttcatgtggggacctacaataaacaaccaactggactatttaacacataactagctaactttaataaagaacagtttgaaatagataactttttccaaaaaaatgttaacatttgaaactggtaacacgtgttccgtaatttctggaggcaaaaaaggtttcattactaaaacagcgggttaaaacatgcCCTACCGTTAAACGTCGCTTGCAAatgtattcaatattttcacaatattttgtgtatggggcacttAGAAATAACCTAAATACCATGCTCTTAACAgtcctgccagttcttttagcatttaatacggcagaagtgttaacttctaaagacagaaaggaattttgcatatttctttcaacaatattacacatttccgatgatgataaacgatgaggaagttcaattgcatttaaagcgtttttagctccaagctttgcaagatgatcatgcacgttcattagagaaaagcccacagcgtgagggaatccagcacatttcattattagttcctctcatttgaatacagtgaatcaaaaatcttatttgaaAAATGATGTTAtgatta is a window from the Babylonia areolata isolate BAREFJ2019XMU chromosome 15, ASM4173473v1, whole genome shotgun sequence genome containing:
- the LOC143290127 gene encoding uncharacterized protein LOC143290127, encoding MLDTVCQLATCRGLTKTQNASLRLITGGMKTTPVSAMEKSAGLISLEERSPEKLKQNEKLKRLPSHPLLPKLKDPTKNRLKRQSPNHLIKALERKHHHPLSATNQPTESLQDYEDWQADTPAIMLKIPGVDSKECHIAAELKSLTLEALSIKYPPDTWARAYTDGSAEEAVKNGGSGVYIRFPDGKTISTSVAIGTLSTNFRAEACALLLTAQTFSQEDTLPTNTVFLTDCKSILQSL